TAAACTAAATGCATATCCCTGGTATATCTACTAGAAATTTGTGATTCTCACATGAAAGCTTTACCTTAATTTCTCTACTTTCATGGTGGTGTTTGTAATATTTTTGGACTTGCTTTTACATCGTTTATGATGATTTTATGTATTTGATGATGATATAAGGAAATTCCTTGGTAATTGCTGATTTCCGTTTGATAATTGGGTTTTGATGCTTATTTGCTTTAGTAGGGGTGGTAGTTTGGATTATTTTGGAGTGACGGGGGTTTCATTTTTGAAGGACTAACATGTTAGTTTCTTAATAGATGCTTTATTTCGATTTTTTGGGTCAATGCTGCTGCACTGTTCATTCTGCCTTCCAATCATTTTGGTGGTCTTTGGATATTCGTATCTGATGCCTTGAAAGCATGGGTTATATGGTATTCTGAGACGGCGATCAATTGTTTTTTCTGCATAAGATTTTATACTCTTCAAAATGGTTCGATTCTCTAAAATGTTTTTGAGATGTCCATCGACGTAAATATACTCTTTGATGTTGGATTTGGCAAACCTTATGTGAGAGATTCTGTGCAGCTTATCAAAGATTCTGTCCATAGTCCTGCTGGGTTAAGAATAGCCAATTCAAGTGTTTATTGGCATTGAATTATTGTATTTTTGGTTCAATCCTTAATTAGCAGTTAATGACTATGCATTCTTTTCTTAATTATCGAGGATTCTAAACATAGTTTTACTCTTTGTCATTTGGTTTTGCACTATGCATTCCTTAAAAATATTTGTCTTATTTTGTGATTTATCTGTCTAGGGAATTACAAAGCTGACTAACTTGTTTTGTGCACTTTGTCCTCTCCAGTATATCATCAACCATCAGGCGCTTCCCTGCCTTCTGAATCTGTTGACACACAATCATAAGAAGAGTATAAAAAAGGAAGCTTGTTGGACAATATCTAATATCACTGCTGGAAACAAGGATCAGATTCAGGTATTTAAATTTCACCTAGAGAATTGGCCTTTATTGAGTCTAATAAGTTCTAAAATTAAGCATAATTGCAAGACTGTAGTTTTAGTTTCCAACATGCAAATAGGGACTATTGTTGATGGAGTATAGGAAAGAAATTGTAAATGTATTTAGTTTTTCgtttcttttgatttcattatttttgcAGTGCCATAATGAATGCTCTTTGGTATTGACAGGCTGTGATTGAAGCTGGTATTATTGGTCCTCTTGTTCACTTGTTGCAAACTGCTGAGTTTGACATTAAAAAGGAGGCAGCATGGGCAATCTCAAACGCAACCTCTGGTGGCACTCATGATCAAATCAAGTACTTCTCTGCTTAGCTATCGTTTCTTTTTGCTCCTTGATTCCTATTGCACTCATGATACTTAATTGGTCAATAATTTTTCTTGGGAATAGGTATCTAGTGAGCCAAGGTTGCATCAAACCTTTGTGTGATCTCCTCATCTGTCCAGATCCAAGGATTGTTACTGTCTGTTTAGAAGGGCTTGAAAACATTTTGAAGGTTGGGGAAGCTGAGAAGAACCTAGGCAACAGTGGGGGAGTTAATCTTTATGCCCAACTGATTGATGAGGCTGAGGGATTAGAGAAGATTGAAAACCTACAGAGCCATGACAACACTGAGATTTATGAGAAAGCAGTGAAAATTCTTGAGACATATTGGTTAGAGGAGGATGATGAGACATTGCCCCCAGGTGATGCGGCTGCTCAACCAGGGTTCCGCTTTGGTGGGAATGAACTTCCAGTTCCTTCTGGTGGTTTCAACTTCAGTTGAAGGTATGCTTTATCTTTGtatccaaattcaaaatttttatgcCAGTGTGCCGtattttggtagaaaatatGTTACTGTTGCATGACCCTACTTTGATGTGTGGCATTGTTTCCATATGCTTTTTCACAAGCTTTTGAAGAGATGCCTGAGACATTTGTTTTTATTGCTTGTCAATTTCTTTCAAAATGGAGgattaatgttaatttttttttgtagggctATGAATTGGTGGTTTGATGATGCAGAGTCCAGGTTGATGATGCAAGAAGTCCAGGTTGCGGCCGATGAGGATATTTGTTGGGGTCGGGTCGGGAAGGTCCTCTCGTTGTCGTGTCGTTGTCGTCGTCAAGTTTCAGTCCTGTTTGGTCCAGTCTCAGGTCTGGTTCGGGAGGTGCCATCGGGGTCAGTTATATGGTGGTCCAATAAAGGGGCCGAGGGTTTATTGTGTGGAACGGAGTCCGGTGTCCGCGTTGTATACCACAGGATTCTGCTCATTAGTATAGCGGGGAAGCCTCAAAACACAATTCAGTATGAGTccgatttttttctctttattcgtTTGTAGTTTAGTGGTTGTAGTGGTGATATAGTCGCATTCTGTGGGTCTTTATGTATTGTTGCGAGGTGATATTGATAGTCCCAATATCTTTTGCCTGGTGTACATcaaggaagggagaagaagaaaagagaaaaggaaagtagCTTCTTTCTTGTGAGGGTTTAGTAAAATGGTTATGATGTTCCATGTCCTTTCTTaataccaaatatatatatatatatatatatatttttttggttttctttcaaAGATATATATGAAGTGGTTGTCATGTTATGAAGGAATTATTGTTGAACTCTCTTacctgataaaaaaaatagctGATCTGTTTACACTGGAGATTGTTTCTGAGTTGATGGGAGCACAAGTGGAAGTATTAATATAAGTGGGATTTttacctttcatgaggggtggggtggtcattttgaTCTTAGGGGTCATGGTgccttcaaaattttttttttgaaaaaagtaTCATCCTCTATCTTATGGCTCTTGCACTAGCAAAGGCGACCAATGGGAATGCACTTGGGTGGACATTTTCACCTTTGGGGTGGTCATTTTACTTCCATTATGTTTAGGTGCGGTTCCTACACTCCTGGACAAACTCTTTTTCCCCAAGTATGATCTTTTATAGAGAGAACTGTCTTGAGAACAAAGTTCCATGTAGTGGATatcatttagctgagattcttcTAACTTATTATTGTGATATTTTCGTTTTTACATAATCaatgtaaccaaccccattggCATGGGATAAGATTGAGCTGCTTCTTATTGTATTGGATCGTTATGGTCCGATATGTGGTATGGGTGTTATGGTCTCCAATACTGACTGTTAAAAGAAGGCCTTTGCATGTTAACGGATCATAATTACGAAATAGCGTTGTTCAGTAACTAACCTCTTTCATTTCATCCAGAGCTAATGAGAGAAGATTTATTAATGTCAATTACAGAAATGGTGCCCTGCGGAATCCATTGATGCAAAGCATTGCAAAGGAGGGGTGATCTCTCTACAATGACCTCCGTGTACTCACCTGTCCTTGTCCAAACTCCTTTCTCTATCAGGCTTCATTGTTGACTTCTTGATGGGTTGAGTCTTGGCAGCTTTATCCAGAACAGCCGCTGGTCCCATTAAACGTGTGAAGCTTTCGATTCAGAACCAGATGAGATGATCAAGCTGGTAGACTCTCTGAACCCTTTAAGGGAATTGCAGATTGTTTTGGTAGGACATTAAAAAACGAAGGATTTGCCTCATTGTGGAAAGGGAACACAGCAAACTCTCATTCGATAATTCGAAACACAGGTGATTCTTCTTGTTCTACCTTAAATGTCAGGTGTTGTAAATGCTCAAGATATACATGTTTacagaacaaacattttccatctACAATGACATGACCATGTCTATAGATCAGTACTTGTGTAATGAATTAGAGTAGAAGATATTGGGAATAGACACATTTTGAGAAACCTTAGAACCTTGAATGCCTTCATATACCAGTTGAGCCTCTCCACCTAAAAGCTTTAAGTTTTTAAGTGGACTTTAACACGGTATGAAAGTATGTAAGATTTAAGAATTAATGGAAACTGTGAACCAGGCTTGGAACTTTCAGTTCAAGGATTATCTCAACCATATATTTAACTTCGAGAAAGACGGATATAGCTACTGGAAATGGTTGGTGGCAATTCAATGGTTTGATTGATGCATGCAGGAAAAAATGAAGTCGGACAGAATTGCTCTACCGTGGTTTCAACATTTAATATGTAAGAATCATAGTTTATCGAGGTTTTTATTGCGGAATGTATGATTCTCTCAAGTCTATGACTCTGTGGTGCTCGTTGTAATTCTTCAAGTTTGAATTTAAGAAAGGCTAGTATTTTGATTCTACGTTGTCTTTGTGTGTGAGGCTGAATTTCttgcattaattaaaaattttccaACAAGTTTTTGTGTGGATGATTTGCAAGTTTCGCCTTAGATTTGGTTGGTTAATAACAAATTGGCCAGAGCTTGCATCCTATCCAATTGACAGAGTCCGTAGAAGAATGATGATGACTTCTGGTGAAGCAGTTAAATACAGCAGTTTCATGGATTCATTTCTTACAGATCCTTAAACATGAAGGAGAAAATTATTTGTTCAAAGGTGCGAATGCAAATATCTTACGTGCAGTTGCAGGTTCTGGTGTTCTTGCTAGCTATGACAAATTACAGCTAGTAGTATTTGGAAAGAAGTATGGATCTGAGACTGGACCCAACAAGACTGAAATATGACGAGGGGACCTTCCCCACCCTACCTCAACATATGGCCGCATCCTGGACTTCTTGTGTCATCAAACATCCAATATATACCCTCTAAATTATTTACACATTAATCCTCCACAGGCTCATGCGCTCACAAATCTCTATTGACTACAATACTGTTCTAAGTTCATAGAAAGGGAAGTTGAAACCACCAGAAGGAACTTGAAGTTCATTTCCACCAAAGCTGAAACCGCGTGAAAGAGCATCACCTAATGGCAATGTCTCAACATCCTCCAACAACCAATATATCTCAAGAATTTTCGCTGCCCTCTTATAGATCTCGGTGTCATCGTGGCTCTGTAGATTTTCAATCTTCTCTAATCCCTTAGCCTCATCAATCAGTTGGGCATAAGGATTAACTCCCATATTATTTCCCTCGTTCTTCTCAAGTTCCCCAACCTTCAAGATGTTTTCAAGCCCTTTTAAACAGACAGCAACAATCATCGGATCAGGGTAGATAAGGAGATCACACAAAACTTTGATGCAGCCTTGGCTCACTAGATACCTATTCTCAAGAAAAATTATCGATGAATAATAAGTATCAACAATGCAGTAGGAAGTAGGTAGGAAAAGGAAACGATAACTGACATTCTCGATATGTTTATGGTTGACAACCCTAGGGTAGCTTGCATGTAAGATTGCCCATGCTGCCTCCATTTTAATGTCAAACTCAGCAGTTTGCAATATGTGGACAAGAAGACCAATGATATCAGCCTTAACCACAGCCTGTGCAACATCAAAGAGTATCCATTATGGAACTGCAACAATGATCAAATTTAAGAAAGCAAAATCAATACAGAACTATGTAAATTTAAGTTTTCTTTCCTAAATTCCATCAATAATAGTCTGTCTTTGCATGTTAtcaactagaactagaactagaactttgCAATTATGGCTAATTTTACATACATGTATCTGACGCCAGTCTCCAGTTGCAATGTTTGATATTACCCAACAGGCTAACTTTTTGATATTATTCGTATGATTATGCATCAATAGATTCCGAACACAGGGAAGAGCCTGATGGTCGATGACATACTGGAGAGGACAAAATCCACAAAACAAGTTACTTTGTATTTTCCTGTTCCTAGAAAAATAAATCACAACATCCGGCAAAATCTTTTTTAGGAAAATAATGCTTAGTGAAAAATCAAATGACACAGAGTGGAGATAATTGGGAAAGCACACCCAATATTCACCAAGACTAATATGGAAGCTGTTGAATCTATTCCCCCACCCTGCCAACACCCAACCGGATGAAGATTGAAGGTATAAAACATGTGGAATACATTGGTGCATCTACAACAACCCCCATTAAAAGGGTATTCTCTTTCTAACAATTTCACCTAAAATACAACCAGACATTAACACTAGCATTAGTGAACTAGGTAGATACCTAGAACACTTGGAAATTTCCTTGTTAAAGGTAGCTTAGGGTAAACACAAGTAGCCAAACTGCATAGGAGAGGACTGTTTTTCACAAATTTATTTACTAACATTACCATTCAACAGTTCCCATCATGGCCTAGGTaacaagaagaaataaacaaTGTCTACCATAAGCTAACTagaggttccaacttccaataACAGCTTATGTCATTAACTGTTAGTTAAGGCTTGAaaccaaaaaatttaaaaattaaatgccAATACACACTTGATAATGTAGGACTAAGTTTGAAAACGCAAACTAAtccaactgcaggaacttttagtcAAAAGAACAACCACTAAGCACCCCAAAAGTAGACAATAAACAACAGTCCAGAAATAGGAATCGAACAGCCCTTTGTAAATCAGAAATTTTGACTAAGAACTCAGATTTTCAGAAATCAGATATCACACCGAGGACAATTCAATAGCAGAAAATAGAGTATTAAAACAGACCATACTCAGTAACAACACCACAGGGATAGAACAACCAAAACAGAACTCAGTTCTGTGCAGAAGCACAATCGACCAGAATCAGAGAACTAACCAGACCAGACCATCCCCTGGTCTGATGGGCATGAAATTAGGATCGAACCTCCCTTCCAGCAGGGGGGACACTCGATCCTCCCTGCCAAACTACAGCTACTTACAGCAACAGTGGTTTTGCTCCCTTTTATAGCTCATAGATTTGCGGCAACCTATCCACTGTTTAAAATTTCTGAAATCTTTAATCTCCACTAACTTGTGAAAATGTACCTATGAAGCAAACTGACTTCTAGAGACTACCCTCTTGAGTTCCAACTAAAAGAAGACCTGCACCAATAATAagttttaatgattttttcaaAGCATCCCTTAATTTGAATATCCTTTCTGGGAATACCATAACTCTATTAACCCTTCTTATCTTTAACTCCATGACAACGGCGGCTTCCAAGTTTATATCTCCAGCACAAACTGTGACAGCTCATTTTTAAGCCCTGCCCTTTGTTGTTTAGATTCTTAATATGAAATCCGAATTGTTTATGAAAGAGATACATGTTTTAGTGCCTAACAAGACACATGGAATAGGGGCTCTAAAAAGCTCAACTGCCATGTATCTCCAATTATATGGCATCCAGAATTAACTACCAAATGAAGTATTAAACAAGATCATTTCTCAAGCTTTCAATTCTGCACCCACCATGACGTACCTCGACCTCCTCGGCACTATATCCATGAAGATGATTACCATTCTGTAAAATAAGAGACAGATCAAGCAAGcttaaaactagaaaagaaagAGCCATGACACAACTACTATCCTGATAAAACAAAACACCTATCATGTCTTTCAAATAGCACTGAAccaggatcacataccttgatGATATGGTATGACTGTTTATGGTAGCGTTTCTtaccaaccctaggcttattcctaataaaacaagcctattttggtaattaatctgcatcacttgATATGGCTTTTGTAAACTCAGCATGACTATGGAGGCAATCTCTGATCAGCTGCATAACATTTCTCTCACATGATGATGTTGCCACACCCAATACCAAACATACTATATATTGACAActatggacatctcaaacttaTTACAGAATAGTATCCATTCAGGAGTGTATAAGATCtaatgcagaaaaaaaaaaaaaaaaagggttgccGGCTGAGAATTCCAGATAAACTCGTATGGCATAAGAtatgaaaatctaaaaataataaaaatggatgGAAGGAAGAGTGAACAGTGCAGCAGCATTGAccaaattttttgaaataaagGCATCCATTATGAAACCAACATACCaatgctaaaaaaaataaaaaataaataaataaaaataaaaaaccctaatGTTGCATAAAATAATTGAGATGGTAACTGTTTAGCAGTAATataaaattgaacaattaacaatattaaaaacatttaccaTCAATTATAATGCCACCAAAAGAAACAATACTAAGTATATAACCAAAAGacccatcaaaataatcatacCTGAGTCAGTTCATCTCCTCCAGTGATCATATTTCCAATCGTATGAAGGGCAAGAGTGAGCACAAAAGGAGATGTATGGCTGGCAAGAAACAAAGGATGAAGGATATCAGCTTTGCAGATACAcatttgttcctttttttctttttttggtagggaTGGATCAATGTTTCTCTTCTGGAAATGGACAGAAAGAAACTTATCACAGTAGCTCTACAAGTTGGGGTCCAACACCAGTTTTAATGATTGTTTGGATTTTATCATCTGTGACATCAGGCATATATGAGAATGCCCGACGTGTATCTGACaagacttcttcatcatcagaaTGCATAAGACGTCCAAGTGCTATAAGGGCAGGCTTGGTCTGCACTATGTATATAAAAAACATTTATAATAACAGCATAAGCGAATCCAAAGTTTCTTGAAGGCACAACACAGGGCATCAGAAATGTCCAACCTGCTCAAATGGAGCCGGTGGCGTGCCCCTGAAGAAATTCGATAGTGTCCAGGCTATAGTTCTGAGCATAGAAAGTTTTGTATGCCCATTCAACTGTGCGAGCAATGGATTCAAGGCTCCATGACTAAGGACAACATCTCGACTCCGAGGGGATTCACTAACAATATTTGCAAGTGCCCATACAACCTACACTTTCACAGAGTGACTCATCAAAAACCTCATCTTTATAAAGTAGATTAAAACATCTTTATAAACTTAAGTAGATTAAAACAACAGAAAGTTTTGGTAACGCATCCAattcagagaagaagaaaagctgAATATTGCAGTCCATCAAAATGTATACATGGTCCTGAAGTACATCACTAGGAGAACCAAGAAGCTTCACAAAGACGGGGACAGCACCATGATCAATTACAGCCTGTGTATGATCTGAGGTTCCAGAGGCAATGTTTGCAAGAGGCCAAGCTGCTTCAatctatttatttaaaaaatgtataaatttaatatgaaaatattgggggaaaataaaatacaatttCAAAAGGTGGAACGTATTTTATCAGTCTCCGCAAACCTGAAGCAATGGAAAGTTTTCCCTCTCAAGAAACTGAACTAAGAAATGAACAATACCAGATTGGACAACTTCCTCAATAGGTTGATTCTTCTCTGCAGaaaacaagaaggaagaagattaAAGCTTCTATCAGCAAAAGATAAAGCagaaaaaaagtatataaaagCCCCAAAATCCAGTCAATACCTATTGAAAGCAGTTTCCGGATCTGTGTAGCACCTAAAAGCTGTATACTATCGTATACACACCAAACATCAGCAACCATAGGGTGAAAATTCTCTAACTGCAATTGGAGAAACAAATAACAAGCTATAAGAATAATGGATGAAACAAAATATGAAGCCAATAAATGGTGTACCTTGCTCTCGATGGCATATGGGTGAATCGAGGTCCGTGCTTGCTGGGATTACATTCCCATTCTACGTGCAGTTGCCGTGCAGGTGTTCTTGCTGGCTATGACAAGTTACAGCTGAAGAATGCTagaaattcaattatgaaaataaGACAGAGAAGTCATAAATCCGTTTACTTGAACAGAGCaatcttttttctcttgtttcttcttttttaaataaataattcagagTGAATGAGTGCTTACCCACCTCCATTTCATGGATTTTTGGTAATCTGTGTATTATGTAACGTTTGCTTTTGGGTAGAAAACAATTTTATTCAACCGAACGTGAAGAGCACATTGTTTCAGAGTCTCCTGGAAGACTCAAACAGACTTCGCCAATTCAAATTTGATAAGGCCCTGTCTGAGAACAGAATCAGCTTTAATTCTCTGTCCTCTGAAAGATAACGATTCTTCTTTCCTGCTCTCATGTCGCTCTTTTCACCCATCTACATGACTTCAATCAAGGAAATCCATATAACCGTCCCTCCTTTTAATGGGAAATCCCCAAAAGAAGCTGAAGGAGATGCgaagccctctctctctctctctctctctctcagcgaCGAAGATGACAACGAGTCTTCAAGGCCGCTTTTTCTGTTGGTTGAGATCCGCGGAGGAATTCAACGACCAAGGTCAGATAAAGCTAAAACTATCCAAGCTATCCAACCTCACTCCCAGGCTCAAAGTCCTCAGAGAAATGGAGTGGCTCGCCTTAATCGCCCCAGAAGGGCTTGACGAGCTTCGCCGTAAGCTCCTCACTTACCGTTCCAGCGATTTTTGGCTACCCACAGTTGGAATCAACAAGGAAGATATAGGGATTCCTCCAATTGTTACAATTCTCTTGGTGGATTTCTCTGGCGCTGGGAAAAGCTCGCTCATAAACCTAATGTACAGTGTTCTTGGTCGCTTGGGCCTCATTCCTTTCTCAGACGTCATATGAAGGCATTTTGGTAGTGAAATTGGATCTGTCTCGGATTCTGAATATCAACACATCAGTAATGGGCTTAGTCCTTTGGTATTCCTCTTCCCAGGGAACTCGTGGAATTATACGACTACATTGATGGAGGAGTACAACGTTTTGAGATCAATGCGAAGTGGGTTCTGCTTGTTTGATTCAGAGGGACTGGATTACGATCAAATGGGCGATTGAGCGAAAGTCTTGAGCGCTTGTCGGGTTGGTTGGTGGATGGGGTTTATCATCACCAGCCCTGTTGGAGAACAGAGGACGAGGCTGTGAGGACTCAAGGTAAGCTGATGCCTCTCATGTGGTCATCGTCGTCAAGGTCCCGCAGTAGGAGAGTCAATTGTgtcatggtggtggtggtgatctctctctctctctctctctctgaggcATGTCTAGAGATAGTGAATGTTTTGTTCTTTCATGTCGTCCAAGAGATCCAACTTAACCAGTTAATAACCTGCAACTCCGCATTTGATTTCAAAATGTATACTAAACCCAGAATCTATTATAAAAaacatttcatattttcatatGAATATAAGATCATTACTTCCATCATGGGGAGTCCTATATTAGGTAATGATGGAATCCTATATTAAGTtcgtacccaaaaaaaaatcctatattAAGTAAAAATAGTGATTAATACTTTAATAGAAGTCATTAAcatgcattattattattttaaaacatttgttatttttttcaaatgtcaCATAGTGTCTATTCTACCACGTGGGCAAATGATATATCCATTTCAATTGTTTGATAAAGAATTTATTAGCCACATATCATATTTAGAGTATAATTCAGTCCATTTTTTTATAATGGCACATGTCCATGTATATGCATGAGTATTCTACTCATCATTAGTGTCGACTCTCCAACTTTGGATAGATAGTTTAGATTAAGAAAATGTAAAAATGAACGACTCAttttgttttgtgattttcagAAACATCTATTctattgttacatggataatAACCTTTACATGGGAATATCTTGTTGTATTCAATGAGgataaatcttatcatttctTAATATATTACTTTgatcaataaaattatttcgtTACATAAAATCAAAGTCTTAATTACTCAACTTTTAATGAAGTTTTACTATTTATTTTTCGGCAAAGCTTTCTCACGCCACACCAATCATAGCCTGAGAAATAATTTTATTCATTGAGAGACTTACGTGGTGTTTGAGGCGAAAGAGTGACAGTGTGGTTATGTGGTACCATAGTTATTTATGTGAGCGAGCTCCCTAGTCAAGTTGCATGGGGAtcatttttagggaaaaaaaaataatttgggaCATCGATCAGGATATGCTAGCACCTCTATGtatatctctttttcttctaaatatGAAATGATCATGCTGCCCTCCTGTGTATGATAccattttgtcacatttcatTGATATTCCCTCTAGACCGCTTGCTCAAGGAACCCTTTCCCTTGTTTTATCTATTTTACTTACAAGGGTTAACCAAGAGGAAAGTATTTGCTAtgcaaaaaacaaagaataataATACAAGAATTTTTTTCCGACGATATTATTATAGTAGGGTTACAATAAAGTctggttgggttgggcttttgAAAATCCCAACTCATACATGAGTCCCTTTAGCTGGGCCTAGTCCTTGCCCTGACTCAGAGCCTAAAAACAATCCTGACCAACTCTCAGGGCCGGGCTGACCTATATTGGCCGTGACaatggggaggagagaaaagcaGATGTAGGGGTTGGGccagggagaagaagaagacgaagaaaaaaaaaggaagtacaagaagaagatgaagaagataggGTCAGGTTAGGCTTGATAGGACTTATCTTGAGGCATCAACCTTGACCAAACTCGAGGCCAGAAATTCTCAACCTTGACGTGCCCTCATGCCCAAGTTATTTTAGCCCAGACCTTATTAGGGCTCAGGGTTGACTCGATCGACGGAACAAAACTTACACCCTTACATTATACCATTATCCTctactataattttttttttaatttattgagGAAAAAGTGTATGGGATTTGAACATGAACCCTTCTATACACCCCACTCACATgagtatattttattattttctatctttcttaaacaaaaaagaagaaaacactcATGGCTAAACATAGGAAACACCTCATATAAAGAGaacccttttcctttttattatgtTAGTCTTCTTCTTTCACTATGTGGATCACCATTCTCTAAGCTGCCATTGATGAGACGAGATATTCTCCAGAACAAAAAAAAGCAAACTGGCCAGAAGAACCAATATGTAGCTCAAAAGATGGTTTAGCATATCATACAGACTATAGAGTACCAAATAATTAGTAACAAAACCTCTATTGCGAGCATCACATAGAAGCCTATTAGCTCTTACCCAATGCAAGTTGAAACTATAataatccatttttattttcaatttagaATAATCCAAACCCCAAAGTCTAAAGTCTAACTCAGAAGAGACGACCAGCATCGtttgattgaataaaaaaaccaGCATCGTTTGAACAAAAAGAGCATTTATGATATTATCTGACAAACCCACAAAAAGAAGCAATTTCAGGCATGATTTCATGTTACCAAGGAACTGAATTGCAGTCCCTAAGCTCCATTACATATATGTATCGAATATCTGAGTACTAAAGAAGTCAAGAGTTCCATCCCTTTTCTATTGttccttcttct
This Macadamia integrifolia cultivar HAES 741 chromosome 10, SCU_Mint_v3, whole genome shotgun sequence DNA region includes the following protein-coding sequences:
- the LOC122090634 gene encoding importin subunit alpha-1b-like isoform X4, which encodes MLWLRLISLVFLSTYCKLLSLTLKWRQHGQSYMQATLGLSTINISRMYLVSQGCIKVLCDLLIYPDPMIVAVCLKGLENILKVGELEKNEGNNMGVNPYAQLIDEAKGLEKIENLQSHDDTEIYKRAAKILEIYWLLEDVETLPLGDALSRGFSFGGNELQVPSGGFNFPFYELRTVL
- the LOC122090634 gene encoding importin subunit alpha-1b-like isoform X1, which gives rise to MLSLQKPYQVMQINYQNRLVLLGISLGLVRNATINSHTISSRMVIIFMDIVPRRSRLWLRLISLVFLSTYCKLLSLTLKWRQHGQSYMQATLGLSTINISRMYLVSQGCIKVLCDLLIYPDPMIVAVCLKGLENILKVGELEKNEGNNMGVNPYAQLIDEAKGLEKIENLQSHDDTEIYKRAAKILEIYWLLEDVETLPLGDALSRGFSFGGNELQVPSGGFNFPFYELRTVL
- the LOC122090634 gene encoding importin subunit alpha-1a-like isoform X3 gives rise to the protein MVADVWCVYDSIQLLGATQIRKLLSIEKNQPIEEVVQSGIVHFLVQFLERENFPLLQIEAAWPLANIASGTSDHTQAVIDHGAVPVFVKLLGSPSDVLQDHVVWALANIVSESPRSRDVVLSHGALNPLLAQLNGHTKLSMLRTIAWTLSNFFRGTPPAPFEQPYISFCAHSCPSYDWKYDHWRR
- the LOC122090634 gene encoding importin subunit alpha-1a-like isoform X2, which produces MVADVWCVYDSIQLLGATQIRKLLSIEKNQPIEEVVQSGIVHFLVQFLERENFPLLQIEAAWPLANIASGTSDHTQAVIDHGAVPVFVKLLGSPSDVLQDHVVWALANIVSESPRSRDVVLSHGALNPLLAQLNGHTKLSMLRTIAWTLSNFFRGTPPAPFEQTKPALIALGRLMHSDDEEVLSDTRRAFSYMPDVTDDKIQTIIKTGVGPQLVELL
- the LOC122090634 gene encoding importin subunit alpha-1a-like isoform X5 — protein: MVADVWCVYDSIQLLGATQIRKLLSIEKNQPIEEVVQSGIVHFLVQFLERENFPLLQIEAAWPLANIASGTSDHTQAVIDHGAVPVFVKLLGSPSDVLQDHVVWALANIVSESPRSRDVVLSHGALNPLLAQLNGHTKLSMLRTIAWTLSNFFRGTPPAPFEQCRPSLPL